The Porphyromonas pogonae genome segment CCCGCGACCCCCTGCGTGACAGGCAGGTATTCTAACCAGCTGAACTACCACACCGATTGGATCATTTTTACGATATTGAAACCCTCGTTTGTCAATCGTGATGCAAATATACTACACTTTTTGGATTATACAAAACGATGTATACATTTCTCTTATTTTTTTACGAGACAGCAATGCTGACTTGAAATATTTAAAAAAATATCTCTTTATTAAAACAATAATAAAAGGCCGAAAACTATCTATATCTTATAGTATTAGGTCTTAAATGTCGTATATGTTATATAACATCTCTAACAATTTTAGTGATAAATACTTTTCATAGTAGAAATATTTCTTCTATTTTTGTCGCATAACGGTTATCCTCTTACTCTATTTTAACTCTTATATTTTGTAGTGAGGTCTAAATTCATGGTATAGCGCAAGCTTGTGCCATACGATGCGTGAAAGTATTTTTTTGCTGTAATAACCTTGATTTTTGATTTATTTACCTATTAAATATTGCGTTTTTAATTTATTAACGAGCCTCTATGACTAAGATTAAATCCACATGGCATAGATTTATAAACAAGATGCTGCCGTCGCTCAAACACAAGATATTCGCTGTGACTATCTTGGGTGTGATAGCGGGGTTGAGTACTTATCTTGTATATATGTCCAAGGCGTACAGTTATCTGAGTGATAAGCCGGAAGTATGTATCAACTGTCATATTATGGGTCCTTACTATGCTACATGGCAGCATAGCTCACATGCTGAGCGTGCTACTTGTAACGACTGTCATGTCCCTCATAATAATGTACTGAATAAATACTTCTTCAAAGCAAAAGACGGCCTCAGGCATGCCTATGTATTTACCATGCGATCAGAGCCACAAGCTTTGCAGGCCATTCCTGAAAGTCAGGCAGTAATCTATGACAACTGTGTACGATGTCACTCACAGCTCAATCAGGAGTTTGTAAAAACCGGAAGGCTTTGCAAGGCCGACATTGAAAAAGGCAATGAGATGGCCTGCTGGGACTGCCATAGGGATGTCCCACACGGAGGAAAGAACAGCTTATCCTCTACACCCTCTAATCTTGTACCTTACCCCAAATCACCGGTTCCCGACTGGTTAAAGAAACACATGGAAGAGAAAAAATCAAAATCAATATAAACAAGACGTATATTATGAACGAAAAGAAATCACTTAAAACATGGCAAGGCTGGCTCCTATTCGGTGTGTCGATGGTTGTAGTCTTCTGCCTCGGTTTACTGGCGGCATCCGTAACGGAACGCCGTGCCGAGATACAAAGTGTATTTGCGAATAAGAAAGTCAACATCAAACCACTGGAGGCAAGAAACGAAGTTTATAAAAGTAATTACCCCAGAGAGTATGAGACATGGACACAGACTGCCGATACTACTTTCCAATCAGAGTTCAATGGCAGTAGCGCCAAGGATGTATTGGCCATGAGGCCCAATATGGTAGTGCTTTGGGCAGGATATGCCTTTTCTCGTGACTACAGCACACCGCGAGGTCACATGCACGCTATCGAAGATATGAGGCAAACGCTCCGTGTGGGTAACCCGGGCATCGATGGAGACAAAGATATGCAACCTGCTACTTGCTGGACATGTAAGAGCCCCGACGTACCTCGTATGATGCAAGCATTGGGAGTCGATGAATTCTATAAGAACAAGTGGAGTGCACTGGGTAGCGAGATCGTTAATCCCATCGGCTGCGCTGACTGTCATGATCCCGAAACCATGGATCTGCACATCTCTCGTCCCGCTCTTATCGAGGCTTTCCAGCGTCGCGGTATTGACATCACCAAAGCTACTCATCAGGAGATGCGCTCTTTGGTTTGTGCTCAGTGTCACGTAGAATATTATTTCAAAGGTGATGGCAAATACCTGACTTTCCCCTGGGACAAAGGTATGACTATGGAAGATGCCGAGAAATATTATGATGAGTCCGATTACTATGATTATATTCATGCTTTGAGTAAGACTCCTATTCTCAAAGCTCAGCATCCCGATTTTGAGATTGCCCAGCAAGGCATCCATGCCCAGCGTGGTGTGTCATGTGCCGACTGCCACATGCCTTATATGAATCAAGGCGGTGTGAAATTCAGTGATCACCACATCATGAGTCCACTCGCCAATATCGATCGCACTTGTCAGACCTGCCATAGAGAAAGCGAAGAGACACTTCGTCAGAATGTATATGACAGACAGCACAAGGCCAATGAGATCCGTAATAAGCTGGAGAATGAACTTGCCAAAGCCCATATCGAAGCTAAATTTGCATGGGACAAGGGTGCCGGTGAAGCTGAGATGAAGCCTGTGCTCAAATATATCCGCCAGTCGCAATGGCGCTGGGACTACGCAGTAGCTTCGCACGGAGCCTCATTCCATGCTCCGCAAGAAGTGAGTCGTATTATGGGAGACGGTCTTGAACGTGCTATGCAGGCAAGACTCGAGATAGCCAAGATATTGGCTCGCCATGGTTATACCCAAGATGTACCTATCCCTGACATCTCTACCAAAGACAAGGCTCAGAAGTATATCGGCCTTGACATGCAGAAACTTCATGAAAAGAAAGAAAAATTTATGAAGACTGTTGTGCCCAAGTGGGTAGAAGAAGCCAAGAAGAAAGGAACCCTCATGGCTGCTAAGTAACAATACTGTGCTTTTGTCAATATTATAATATTATTCTTAACAACATCTCCCGGCGAAGTAAGCGCATGCATTTTTCTACGGAGATGTTGTTTCTCTTTTGCAGTAGCCCTTGTGCCGTTGCAAACTGAGACTGTTGCAAAAGTCAACAGTCTCATGGATTTTGGAGGCAAAGCCGACAAAAGACACTTTGACCGGGCAGAGAGGGTAAAGTGCAAGGCGCTAAGAGTGAGTGCACAGGGAGTTTACTTCAGGTAAATGACCAAGCGCGAATCTCGCAAGCAACGAAGCAATTTGCCTGCTATGCAACGGTCTCAAACTGTTTACAATAATCAGAACTAAGTATTCTATGTGGAAAAACAATTGGGGATACAGGGAAGGTATATTTGTAGTAATAGGTCTTGCACTGGTGGGCATATTGCTATAGCTCCTTACCGGCCCCGTCCCCACTACAGCATTTGCATACCCCTTCAATCTCATTGGCGGGTTTATGCTTCTCTTTCTTGTAGTGCTTACAGATATCTTTGCCCACCTCAGGGTCAAGGACCCTCGGAACCCGGGATCCACCGCTGAACATCGTCTCAGATTCCCTCATTTGAGATTCTTCGGTGGCCAAGCTGCTACGCTCACTTCCATTGGCGGTATCATTGTGGTCATGCTCGTTATGGGGCTCACCAAGCAGATTCCTACAGGTATGGGAGCTGTGATGCAACATCCTTTTCATCGACTTGGACTCAGTACCATCCTTACTACCTGGTACTTCCTGCTGCTCTATCTATACCTCCTTTTTATTTTGGGTAATGTGATTGCTCGCAGAGTACGTCGGTTGCAAAAAGGTATTAGAGACTTCGCTTTCCTTCTCAACCATTTGGGGCTTTTTGCCGCACTATTTTTCGGTCTGCTTGCAGCAGCTGATATGCAACGCTATCGTATGCAGGTATATACCGATGCCGAGTACCCTGAGTGGCGTGGCATAGAAGAGACCTCCAATAAGATGGTGGAATTACCCGTAGCTATCGAACTCAAGGAGTTTTTACTGGAAGAATACCCTCCTAAGCTCATGATCATCGAGAATAAGTCGGGCAAGGCCCTTCCCTTACAGAGAGCAGAGCACCTCTCTATCGATCACCTCCCGGCTTCCGGCAATATAGACGGGTGGCACATCGAGGTTACCGAGCATATGCCTTACTCTGCCGCCATGGTTACCAAGGACTCTGTGGTGTTCAAGGAGTTCCGGACAGAAGGGGCTGCACACTCAGCCAAGGTCATGGTTTACCCGCTCAACAATCCTGCTCACAAGACCTCAGGTTGGGTGTCAGCGGGGAGTTATATCTTTCCTTACAGAAGCCTCAAACTCACCGACAGCTTGTCCCTCGTCATGGCAGAGCCCGAGCCCAAGCAGTATAGCTCCGATGTAGTATTGTATGCGCAGAACGGAGATATTGATAAGAAAAACATTCAGGTCAATTCGCCGCTTCGCTACAAAGGCTGGTATATCTATCAGCTCAACTACGACCGGGAAAAAGGACGATGGAGCAATATGTCCGAGTTCGAGTTAGTTCGTGACCCATGGCTGTACGGTGTGTATATAGGATTCGGTTTACTCTTTGCCGGTGCTGTATTCCTTTTCTTGGGGCCTTTGCCACAAAATACTTATCATCCTAAAAGAAAGGAGCATCAATCATGATAGATTTATTACCTCTCCTTGATTGGACGAGTTTTATATACTTTGCCATCCCCGCCATGCTATTGCTGGCTGTGGCTGCATTCATGGCATTCAGGGACAAGCGTGCATGGGCACTTGTTTTTAGTTTGCTTGCCATAGCAGTGCTCAGTGTGTTTATCGGAGGCATGTGGCATTCTTTGCAGCGTCCGCCTCTGCGCACTATGGGCGAGACACGGCTTTGGTATTCGTTCTTTGTCATCATTGCAGGTGTTATAGTGTATATACGCTGGCACTATAAGTGGATATTATCCTTTTCTGCTGTTATGGCTTCTGTGTTTATGATCATCAATCTAGCTAAGCCTGAGATCCACAATAAAAGCATGATGCCCGCTTTGGAGAGCCCCTTTTTCGTCCCTCACGTTATCTCCTATATTTTCTCTTATGCTCTGCTGGGAGCAGCACTCCTTACAGGCTTGTACATTATTTACAGGATGCGCCGTGACCCTCGGTTCGATGCCGGCAAGCTCATTGGCGTTACCGACAATCTTGTCTACACGGGGCTTGCCTTCCTCATGATCGGTTTGTTGTTGGGGGCAGTCTGGGCCAAGCAAGCATGGGGCACCTATTGGGGCTGGGATCCCAAGGAAACTTGGGCCGCTATTACACTGATGAGCTACTTGCTCTATGTGCATCACAGGCTATACCGCCCACGGGCTTTTGCTCATTCCCTTATCTTGCTCCTTACCAGCTTCCTTTTCTTACAGATGTGTTGGTATGGGGTCAATTATCTGCCTTCGGCTCAGGGTGTGAGTGTGCATACTTACGGATCTTGACCAGATATAGGTCGCAGAGATAAGCTCTCTTTTTTATGAAGACTGTATCGTGACTCGACTATGAGCGGCTCAGGATACAGTCTTTTTTGTTTTCTATAACATACCCATATAGTAGCATGATCATCGCTACGTGGTCATTTATTACGGAGAGGCTTCAAGAGCAATTATTTGACAAAATGTCAAAAATGTCTCCCGCTAACCCGATCTGTTTGTCATACCCAATAAGTAATGAATCAGTATTCTAAATAATTTCAGAAAAAGCATGTCAGCACACAAAATACCTCTGTCATAGTTATAAAACTGTGCTTATTTGTACACAGTCTAAATAAGAAATCGCTTTTATGGAGGCTAAAATGGGTTTTAAAAGAGGCTAAATAAAAGAGGGATGGCTTTGATGGTAAATTAATGAATAATGATAAAATCTGTCCCTATTATATTGTGTTTTTTCATCCATTACTCTAGCTCATCCTTAACCATGGCAGGTGCTGAGATTCTTATATGATAGGTCGGACAACCTTGTATGATAGGTCAATCGTCCGTGTACATGAGTCTAACGTCCGTGTACTATAAGTCAATTGTCCTTATAGGATAAGTCGATCGTCCTTGTATGATAAAATGAGACCGTTGCATAGCAGGCCAATTGCTTCGTTGCTTGCGAGATTCGCGCTAGGTCATTTACCTGAGGTAAACTCCCTGTGCACTCACTCTTAGCGCCTTGCACTTTACCCTCTCTGCCCGGTCAAAGTGTCTTTTGTCGGCTTTGCCTCCAAAATCCATGAGACTGTTGACTTTTGCAACAGTCTCAAAATATATGATCAGTGGAGCAAAAAAGATACTCTGTGTAGAATCGTTCGGCTGTGCAGCATGTGTGAGGGGTAATAGATATGGCTTAGCGTAGCCGGGTAGGTGCTCAAGGTTAGGGTATTAGTCGTTGATTGGGATGTATTATATTACACTTGCAAGGGGGGAGTATGCCGGGAGGCAAGCTCTTGCGTGCATGTCTGTAAGGTGTAGATGCACGGGACTTGACGCATTACCTTGGAATAATGAGCTGTGGGGGTAAGTACGGGGTGGCTTATTTGTGCTGACATAGGACTATAGGGTATCATAAGTAAATGCATCAACTCTTTTTCTACAAAGATACAACATCAGCCTCCCTTTGTCAAGCCCACAGCATGCATGATACAAGATACAAAATGAGAGATTGTACTATCACTCCCCAAATTGACAAAATGATAGTTGACAAGGGGCGTTTTAGATTTTTTAACCTTTGTACACTCCCTCCTCGGGGTATGCAGACTGATCCTATCGCATAGCCCTCCTTTACTATTATCTGCCTAAGAGCACTACCCAAACTAATACCTCTACACTCTTATTATCCTTTACGGGCTACAATAATTCATTAACTTTGTCACACAAAATACTCAAGTTTATGCCCCAAGAACCCATTGTTATATACGAAGATAATCATCTGCTCATTGTAAACAAACGCCCGGGAGAGATAGTCCAAGGTGATAAAACCGGCGACGAACCCCTGGCTGATACTCTGAAGCAATGGCTCAAAGCGAAGTATGACAAGCCCGGTAATGTATTCCTGGGCGTGGTGCATCGGTTAGATAGGCCGGTAGGTGGCATCGTTATAT includes the following:
- the nrfA gene encoding ammonia-forming cytochrome c nitrite reductase — protein: MNEKKSLKTWQGWLLFGVSMVVVFCLGLLAASVTERRAEIQSVFANKKVNIKPLEARNEVYKSNYPREYETWTQTADTTFQSEFNGSSAKDVLAMRPNMVVLWAGYAFSRDYSTPRGHMHAIEDMRQTLRVGNPGIDGDKDMQPATCWTCKSPDVPRMMQALGVDEFYKNKWSALGSEIVNPIGCADCHDPETMDLHISRPALIEAFQRRGIDITKATHQEMRSLVCAQCHVEYYFKGDGKYLTFPWDKGMTMEDAEKYYDESDYYDYIHALSKTPILKAQHPDFEIAQQGIHAQRGVSCADCHMPYMNQGGVKFSDHHIMSPLANIDRTCQTCHRESEETLRQNVYDRQHKANEIRNKLENELAKAHIEAKFAWDKGAGEAEMKPVLKYIRQSQWRWDYAVASHGASFHAPQEVSRIMGDGLERAMQARLEIAKILARHGYTQDVPIPDISTKDKAQKYIGLDMQKLHEKKEKFMKTVVPKWVEEAKKKGTLMAAK
- a CDS encoding cytochrome c biogenesis protein ResB, with amino-acid sequence MLLFLVVLTDIFAHLRVKDPRNPGSTAEHRLRFPHLRFFGGQAATLTSIGGIIVVMLVMGLTKQIPTGMGAVMQHPFHRLGLSTILTTWYFLLLYLYLLFILGNVIARRVRRLQKGIRDFAFLLNHLGLFAALFFGLLAAADMQRYRMQVYTDAEYPEWRGIEETSNKMVELPVAIELKEFLLEEYPPKLMIIENKSGKALPLQRAEHLSIDHLPASGNIDGWHIEVTEHMPYSAAMVTKDSVVFKEFRTEGAAHSAKVMVYPLNNPAHKTSGWVSAGSYIFPYRSLKLTDSLSLVMAEPEPKQYSSDVVLYAQNGDIDKKNIQVNSPLRYKGWYIYQLNYDREKGRWSNMSEFELVRDPWLYGVYIGFGLLFAGAVFLFLGPLPQNTYHPKRKEHQS
- a CDS encoding cytochrome c biogenesis protein — translated: MIDLLPLLDWTSFIYFAIPAMLLLAVAAFMAFRDKRAWALVFSLLAIAVLSVFIGGMWHSLQRPPLRTMGETRLWYSFFVIIAGVIVYIRWHYKWILSFSAVMASVFMIINLAKPEIHNKSMMPALESPFFVPHVISYIFSYALLGAALLTGLYIIYRMRRDPRFDAGKLIGVTDNLVYTGLAFLMIGLLLGAVWAKQAWGTYWGWDPKETWAAITLMSYLLYVHHRLYRPRAFAHSLILLLTSFLFLQMCWYGVNYLPSAQGVSVHTYGS
- the nrfH gene encoding cytochrome c nitrite reductase small subunit, translated to MTKIKSTWHRFINKMLPSLKHKIFAVTILGVIAGLSTYLVYMSKAYSYLSDKPEVCINCHIMGPYYATWQHSSHAERATCNDCHVPHNNVLNKYFFKAKDGLRHAYVFTMRSEPQALQAIPESQAVIYDNCVRCHSQLNQEFVKTGRLCKADIEKGNEMACWDCHRDVPHGGKNSLSSTPSNLVPYPKSPVPDWLKKHMEEKKSKSI